The following is a genomic window from Geoalkalibacter halelectricus.
GCGAGGCAAAATCGAGGTGCCCGCGGATGCCGGCGAAGAGGACATTCGCCGCCAGGCCCTCGAAAGTCCCAACGTGACCCGTTTCCTGGAGGGCATGCAGGTTCGCAAGGTCATCGTGGTTCCGGGTCGTCTGGTCAACGTGGTCGCCAACTGAGATGCGGCGGTTGCGCTTGCCGGCTTTTTTGAGCCTTCTGCTGTTGGTCTTGCTGACCACGGGTTGCGGCTATCAACCCCTGGGGCGTGGCGCGGGCCTTCCTGAAGGTGTGGAGACGGTTTATATCCCGGTGTTTGAAAATCGCACCCTGGAACCTTTTCTGGAAAATCAGATCACCCGCGACGTCATCGAGGAGTTCTCGCGGCGCGAGGGTGTGCGGGTGCTCGCCGCCCCCCAAACTGCCGATGCTCGCCTGGAGGGGGAAATAACCGCCTTTCAGGCCGCGCCCTTGTCATTTGGCCCCGAGGATCGTATCGGTCAATACCGCGTCCGCGTCACTATCGCCGTGACCCTGCGTCGCACCGACACAGGCCTGGTGCTATGGCGCGGGCAGCTCGATTGGTCGGAGCAATATCCCACCGCTGCGGATAAAAGCGTTCAGGAAGATAACGAACAGGCGGCCATTCGTGTTATCAGCCGCCGTCTCGCCGAGAATCTTTACATGCGCCTGCACGACAATTTCTAGGCGGCTTTTCATGGCGCATCGAAGAGGGTTTTAAGTCAACAGGTACGTAACTTTTCAGCATGGGGCTGCGGCCCCACACCGGTTGAAGACATACAAAGGTACGGGGATTTATTTGGTGAAACCTATTGAATTCCAACGCGTTCTGGACTCCGGGCAGTTTCCCTCCCTGCTGTTTCTCCATGGTGAGGAAACCTACCTTCTGGATCGCGCCTACCACGACCTGGTGGAAAAAGTTCTCGATCCCGCGGATCGCGATTTCAATCTCAGCGTTTTTACCGGACGCGAAGCCTCGGTCGAAACCATTCTCGATGCCTGCCGCACCTTGCCGGTTTTCGCTCCTCGGCGACTGGTCGCCGTCAAGGACGCCCATCTGCTGAAGACGGAGGATCTTTCTCGCTTTCTTCCCTATCTTCAAAATCCCGTTCCCGAAACGGTCCTGGTTTTTTCGGCCAAGGGCATAGACGGGCGCTTGTCCTTTTTCCGCGAATTCAAAAAGAAAGGAGTTCTGGTCGAATTTCGCCGCCTCTATGACAATCAGATCCCTGGATTCGTGAAGGATCAGGCGCGTATCAGCGGCAAGAGTTTTACCGAGGATGCCTTGGTGTTGTTCTGCCGGCGCATGGGAAACGATCTGGGGGAGATTCGCAGTGAACTCGACAAGCTTTGCGCCTATGTGGCACACGGCACCCTGATTGATGTCGAGGATGTGCGCCAGGTCATCAGCGACACCCGCGAGGAGAGCGTTTTCGACCTCATCAATGCCATCGGTCGGCGCCGCCCGGCTGAAGCCTTGCGCCTGCTCGCGCGAATGCTCGACGACGGCGAACCGCCGTTGCGAATCCTCACCCTGGTGGTACGCCACCTCCGCCAACTCTGGCAGGCGACCGAACTGATCAAACTGGGTGCCGACCGCAACGAAATGGCCAAACGCCTGCGTATCAATCCGTATTTCCTCGATGGCTTGCTCGGCCAATCGAAAAGCTTTAGTGCGGAAGAATATCGCCGGACCTTTGTCGCCTGCCTGCAAACCGATCTGGCTCTCAAGTCAAGCGGTGGGGATCCTGGCGCGCTGATGGAAAAACTGGTACTTGGCCTGATTCAAGGGGAGGGGCGGCAATGAAAAAGGGGCCAAGCGGCCCCTTTTAATGACTTGCTCAAGCTTGTAGCACAAAGCCTAGGCAACGGCATTCACCAGCTTGGTCAGACGAGCGATCTTCCGGCTGGCCGTCGCTTTGTGAATAATGCCCTTGCCGGCCGATTTGTCGATATAGGGAACGGCGCGCTGAAGGGCCGCCTGAGCCGCACCGGCGTCGCCGCTGGCAACCGCCTCGCGGACCTGCTTTACCAGGGTACGCATGGTGGAGCGGATGTGGCGGTTACGCGCCGCGCGTTTTTCATTTTGCTTGTTTCTTTTGATCGCAGATTTGTGATTCGCCAAAGCGGTTCTCCTTCAAGGTCGATGAATGTGTTTTGAGTCGGTGCTGCCGACGTGTGAGTATTTATCACCGCGGCAGGCGTCAGTCAAGTTAAAAATTCTTATACAAAATCCCTAAGCCACTGAAAAATATTTAAAACCCTGAACGCGAACCGGGATTAAAGAAAAATAATTACTGTTTTGATTTCAACCTGGATTTCACCGATCCAGGCTCAAGGGGGCGCAGCAGGTTTTCATGTCCGAGAAAAGCAACATTACCCGCGCCACTGGCGTATTGGGTGTCGCCACCCTGTTGAGCCGTATCACCGGGCTGGTTCGCGATGTGGTGATCGGCCGCATGTTTGGTGCCGGCTTTGCGACCGATGCGTTTTTCATGGCCTTCACCCTGCCTAATTTGCTGCGACGGTTCTTCGCCGAAGGCTCCCTGACCGCTGCTTTCGTGCCGACTTATTCGGATGTCTATCACCAGCAGGGCCGGGAGGAAGCGGTGCGGGTCGGCAATATCTGCTTTACCCTGCTGCTGGTGATCATGGCGGTTGTGACGCTGGTGGGGATTTTCGCTTCGCCCTGGCTGGTGAAGGCCATCGGATTCGGTTTTGGCGAAGTCGAGGGCAAGTTGCAGTTGACCGACCTGCTCAATCGTATCATGTTCCCCTATATTTTCTTTGTCAGTTTGCTGGCGTTGCTGACCGGCAAACTCAATGTGCACGGCCACTATTTCGTGCCCGCCCTGTCCCCGGCGCTGCTTAATCTCGCCATGGTGGCGGCTGCCGCCTTGCTCAGCCCGC
Proteins encoded in this region:
- the rpsT gene encoding 30S ribosomal protein S20, coding for MANHKSAIKRNKQNEKRAARNRHIRSTMRTLVKQVREAVASGDAGAAQAALQRAVPYIDKSAGKGIIHKATASRKIARLTKLVNAVA
- the holA gene encoding DNA polymerase III subunit delta, whose protein sequence is MKPIEFQRVLDSGQFPSLLFLHGEETYLLDRAYHDLVEKVLDPADRDFNLSVFTGREASVETILDACRTLPVFAPRRLVAVKDAHLLKTEDLSRFLPYLQNPVPETVLVFSAKGIDGRLSFFREFKKKGVLVEFRRLYDNQIPGFVKDQARISGKSFTEDALVLFCRRMGNDLGEIRSELDKLCAYVAHGTLIDVEDVRQVISDTREESVFDLINAIGRRRPAEALRLLARMLDDGEPPLRILTLVVRHLRQLWQATELIKLGADRNEMAKRLRINPYFLDGLLGQSKSFSAEEYRRTFVACLQTDLALKSSGGDPGALMEKLVLGLIQGEGRQ
- the lptE gene encoding LPS assembly lipoprotein LptE; this translates as MPAFLSLLLLVLLTTGCGYQPLGRGAGLPEGVETVYIPVFENRTLEPFLENQITRDVIEEFSRREGVRVLAAPQTADARLEGEITAFQAAPLSFGPEDRIGQYRVRVTIAVTLRRTDTGLVLWRGQLDWSEQYPTAADKSVQEDNEQAAIRVISRRLAENLYMRLHDNF